A window of Rhabdothermincola salaria contains these coding sequences:
- the ligA gene encoding NAD-dependent DNA ligase LigA translates to MSEVDPAERVEELRRLVRHHNQRYHELDAPEIPDADYDALLRELLALEERFPDLVTPDSPTRTVGSAPSATFAPVEHRVPMMSLDNAFTAPELQAWGGRLERRLAELGESTRAVGLVGELKIDGLAISLRYEGGRMVQAATRGDGRTGEDVTANVATIDVLPDVLASGAPEVLEVRGEVYMPIGVFEALNAAQVEAGDRTYANPRNTAAGSLRQKDPSVTARRGLAFWSYQLGEVVGGPAFARHSETLEFLADLGFPVNPEVRVLESLGAVYDHAQHWQAHRHDLDYEIDGLVVKVDDLALQRELGFTSRAPRWAIAYKFPPEERTTRLRRIMVSIGRTGRATPFAELEPVVVAGSTVGLATLHNQDQVRAKDVRPGDVVIVRKAGDVIPEVVGPVLAERPEGLEPWEFPTDCPVCGQPLVRPEGEADTRCVNVSCPARVAGSIEHFASRGAMDIEGLGEQRVRLFLELGLLHDIAGIYHLDRDALLGLEGFGETSVDNLLRAIEDSKARPLPHLLVGLNIRHLGPAGAQALSRRFGHIDRIEEADVDELAAVDGVGPTIAEAVREWFGDERNRTLVQELRDAGLTMEGPAAPQVEQNLVGRSVVVTGTLDRFTRDEAAEAIKARGGKSPGSVSKKTTAVVVGADPGASKRTRAEELGVPVLDEAGFEHLLATGELPGAEGDTEVPSSD, encoded by the coding sequence GTGAGCGAGGTCGATCCTGCGGAACGAGTCGAGGAGTTGCGCCGGCTGGTCCGCCACCACAACCAGCGCTACCACGAGCTCGACGCCCCCGAGATCCCCGACGCCGACTACGACGCCCTGCTGCGCGAGCTGCTCGCCCTCGAAGAGCGCTTCCCCGACCTGGTCACCCCCGACTCGCCCACCCGCACCGTGGGCTCGGCCCCGAGCGCCACCTTCGCCCCGGTCGAGCACCGCGTGCCGATGATGAGCCTCGACAACGCCTTCACCGCCCCGGAGCTCCAGGCCTGGGGTGGCCGCCTCGAGCGCCGCCTGGCCGAGCTGGGCGAGAGCACGCGGGCCGTCGGCCTGGTCGGGGAGCTCAAGATCGACGGGCTCGCCATCTCGCTGCGCTACGAGGGCGGCCGCATGGTCCAGGCCGCCACCCGCGGCGACGGCCGCACCGGCGAGGACGTCACCGCCAACGTGGCCACCATCGACGTGCTGCCCGACGTCCTGGCCTCGGGTGCGCCCGAGGTTCTCGAGGTCCGTGGCGAGGTGTACATGCCCATCGGCGTCTTCGAGGCCCTCAACGCCGCCCAGGTCGAGGCGGGTGACCGCACCTACGCCAACCCGCGCAACACCGCGGCCGGGTCGTTGCGCCAGAAGGATCCGTCGGTCACCGCCCGACGCGGGTTGGCCTTCTGGAGCTATCAGCTGGGCGAGGTCGTCGGCGGGCCCGCCTTCGCCCGCCACTCCGAGACGCTCGAGTTCCTCGCCGACCTCGGCTTCCCGGTCAACCCCGAGGTGCGCGTCCTCGAATCGCTCGGCGCCGTCTACGACCACGCCCAGCACTGGCAGGCCCACCGCCACGACCTCGACTACGAGATCGACGGCCTGGTGGTCAAGGTCGACGACCTGGCCCTGCAGCGCGAGCTGGGGTTCACCTCCCGGGCCCCGCGCTGGGCCATCGCCTACAAGTTCCCGCCCGAGGAGCGCACCACCCGCCTGCGTCGCATCATGGTGTCCATCGGTCGCACCGGGCGGGCCACGCCCTTCGCCGAGCTCGAACCCGTGGTGGTGGCCGGCTCCACCGTCGGGCTGGCCACCCTGCACAACCAGGACCAGGTCCGGGCCAAGGACGTACGGCCCGGCGACGTCGTCATCGTGCGCAAGGCCGGCGACGTCATCCCCGAGGTCGTGGGGCCCGTCCTCGCCGAGCGCCCCGAGGGGCTCGAACCCTGGGAGTTCCCCACCGACTGCCCGGTGTGCGGCCAACCGCTGGTGCGCCCCGAGGGCGAGGCCGACACCCGCTGTGTCAACGTGTCGTGCCCGGCTCGGGTGGCGGGCAGCATCGAGCACTTCGCCTCCCGCGGGGCCATGGACATCGAGGGCCTCGGCGAGCAGCGCGTCCGGCTCTTCCTCGAGCTCGGCCTGCTCCACGACATCGCCGGCATCTACCACCTCGACCGCGACGCCCTGCTCGGGCTCGAGGGCTTCGGCGAGACGTCGGTCGACAACCTCCTGCGGGCCATCGAGGACTCCAAGGCCCGCCCGTTGCCGCACCTGCTGGTCGGGCTCAACATCCGTCATCTCGGCCCGGCCGGGGCCCAGGCCCTGTCGCGGCGCTTCGGCCACATCGACCGCATCGAGGAGGCCGACGTCGACGAGCTGGCCGCGGTCGACGGCGTGGGGCCCACCATCGCCGAGGCCGTGCGCGAATGGTTCGGCGACGAACGCAACCGGACCCTCGTCCAGGAGCTGCGCGACGCCGGGCTGACCATGGAGGGGCCCGCCGCCCCCCAGGTCGAGCAGAACCTGGTCGGTCGATCCGTCGTGGTCACCGGCACCCTCGACCGCTTCACCCGCGACGAGGCCGCCGAGGCCATCAAGGCCCGGGGCGGCAAGTCCCCCGGCAGCGTGTCCAAGAAGACCACGGCGGTCGTGGTCGGCGCCGACCCGGGCGCCTCCAAGCGCACCAGAGCCGAGGAGCTCGGCGTCCCCGTCCTCGACGAGGCCGGCTTCGAGCACCTGCTGGCCACCGGTGAGCTCCCCGGTGCCGAGGGTGACACCGAGGTCCCGTCCAGCGACTAG
- a CDS encoding SCP2 sterol-binding domain-containing protein yields the protein MAEQYEFLSEEWLAQVRRLREEMPEPEGEPPVTMKMNVVVIQTPFDGGDMKGHVDTSKGELLVEEGHLDTPDLTVTVEYDTAKAIFVEQDLAVAMQAFMAGKVKVQGDITKLMALQAQAITPDPNAVAIAEAVKDMTRS from the coding sequence GTGGCCGAGCAGTACGAGTTCCTCAGCGAGGAGTGGCTGGCGCAGGTGCGCCGCCTCCGCGAGGAGATGCCCGAACCCGAGGGCGAACCGCCGGTGACCATGAAGATGAACGTCGTGGTCATCCAGACCCCCTTCGACGGTGGCGACATGAAGGGCCACGTCGACACCTCCAAGGGTGAGCTGCTCGTCGAGGAGGGCCACCTCGACACACCGGACCTCACCGTGACCGTCGAGTACGACACCGCCAAGGCCATCTTCGTCGAGCAGGACCTCGCCGTGGCCATGCAGGCCTTCATGGCCGGCAAGGTCAAGGTGCAGGGCGACATCACCAAGCTCATGGCCCTGCAGGCCCAGGCCATCACCCCGGATCCCAACGCCGTGGCCATCGCCGAGGCGGTCAAGGACATGACCCGCTCCTGA
- a CDS encoding HAD family hydrolase, translating to MTIKAVVFDFGGVYTGSPFTGVHGWHVERGLDPAVGLRAVFGPYDQDTDHPWHRLERGEVAIAAAAEQIKAVAAEEGLDIDLFDLLSSMGGGGGVRQDVIDLTLGLRSRGYRTALITNNVAEFADGWRAMIPVDDLFEFVVDSSQVGMRKPDPRIFQMALDQLGVAADEAVFLDDARGNVEAARALGMHAILVDDDHLPALDELQRLLDAEGPAPT from the coding sequence GTGACCATCAAGGCCGTGGTGTTCGACTTCGGGGGCGTCTACACGGGCTCGCCCTTCACCGGGGTGCACGGGTGGCACGTCGAGCGAGGCCTCGATCCCGCGGTCGGCCTGCGAGCGGTCTTCGGCCCCTACGACCAGGACACCGACCACCCGTGGCACCGGCTCGAGCGGGGCGAGGTGGCCATCGCCGCGGCGGCGGAGCAGATCAAGGCAGTCGCCGCCGAGGAGGGCCTCGACATCGACTTGTTCGACCTGCTGTCGTCCATGGGCGGTGGGGGAGGCGTGCGCCAGGACGTCATCGACCTCACCCTCGGCCTGCGGTCGCGCGGCTACCGCACCGCCCTCATCACCAACAACGTGGCGGAGTTCGCCGACGGTTGGCGAGCCATGATCCCCGTCGACGACCTCTTCGAGTTCGTCGTCGACTCGAGCCAGGTGGGGATGCGCAAGCCCGATCCGCGGATCTTCCAGATGGCGCTCGATCAGCTCGGCGTGGCAGCCGACGAGGCGGTCTTCCTCGACGACGCCCGGGGCAACGTCGAGGCCGCCCGGGCGCTGGGCATGCACGCCATCTTGGTGGACGACGACCACCTGCCGGCGCTCGACGAGCTGCAACGGCTCCTCGACGCCGAGGGCCCCGCCCCCACCTGA
- a CDS encoding DHA2 family efflux MFS transporter permease subunit, translating to MPVSDQNPSASGGSARPATGATRADESTDELEIGLEPPGAEDIAVLPWSLMLRRRVEGRIGRSSRGPWIVLAASLLGVFTASFTITVLTVSLPEIADDLGSTASVLTWAITGPSLAMAVLGPIAGKLSDRLGARPVYLVSMIGVVVFSAAAVVAWDAYSLIVFRFLGAATGAAAGPSALAMINRSFPPARRAQAMGYWSLVVAGAPVLGVVIGGPLVDGYGWRWIFVLQTPVAIAALVIGFLVLPDTERGERVRFDVLGSVLLALGVGSLLLALNRGPESGWTSPLVLGGFLVTPLLLWWFVRTENRVAHPLLPMRYFRHRNFSFPFATLFLANFTYMGGFILTPLLLSDLLDFSTTKTGLASIVRPAAYSIVGPIAGYLAVKWGERTIGVAGGLFLAASMMGMAAVGTGTGLWWIEISLALSGVGMGAVAPSMIASVANTVDSGDLGVASAASQTTSQIGAVAGMQILLTVQAATVATQGDRSYATAYLVGTAVAMGAAVTAFFVRRTDFGAPEPTGRTADAGT from the coding sequence GTGCCCGTGTCCGACCAGAACCCGTCGGCCTCCGGCGGGTCGGCCCGGCCGGCTACCGGTGCGACCAGAGCCGACGAGTCCACCGACGAGCTCGAGATCGGCCTGGAGCCACCTGGCGCCGAGGACATCGCGGTGCTGCCGTGGAGCCTGATGCTGCGCCGGCGGGTCGAGGGCCGGATCGGCCGCAGCTCCCGCGGCCCGTGGATCGTGCTGGCCGCCTCGCTGCTCGGGGTGTTCACCGCCAGCTTCACCATCACCGTGCTCACGGTGTCGCTGCCCGAGATCGCCGACGACCTGGGGTCGACCGCCAGCGTGCTGACCTGGGCCATCACCGGCCCCAGCCTGGCCATGGCCGTGCTCGGTCCCATCGCCGGCAAGCTCTCGGATCGTCTCGGCGCCCGGCCCGTCTACCTGGTGAGCATGATCGGGGTGGTGGTCTTCTCGGCCGCCGCGGTCGTGGCCTGGGACGCCTACTCGTTGATCGTCTTCCGGTTCCTGGGCGCGGCCACCGGGGCGGCCGCCGGCCCGTCGGCCCTGGCCATGATCAACCGCAGCTTCCCCCCGGCCCGCCGGGCCCAGGCCATGGGCTACTGGTCGTTGGTCGTCGCCGGGGCCCCGGTGCTCGGGGTGGTCATCGGTGGCCCCCTCGTCGACGGCTACGGGTGGCGCTGGATCTTCGTGCTGCAGACTCCGGTGGCCATCGCCGCCCTCGTCATCGGGTTCCTCGTCCTGCCCGACACGGAGCGAGGCGAGCGGGTGCGCTTCGACGTCCTCGGCTCGGTGCTGCTGGCCCTCGGCGTGGGCTCGCTGCTGCTCGCGCTCAACCGCGGGCCCGAGAGCGGCTGGACGAGCCCCCTGGTGCTCGGCGGCTTCCTCGTCACCCCGTTGCTGCTGTGGTGGTTCGTGCGCACCGAGAACCGCGTCGCCCACCCGCTGCTGCCCATGCGGTACTTCCGGCACCGCAACTTCTCGTTCCCGTTCGCGACCTTGTTCCTCGCCAACTTCACCTACATGGGCGGCTTCATCCTCACCCCGCTGCTGCTCAGCGACCTGCTCGACTTCAGCACCACCAAGACCGGCTTGGCGTCCATCGTGCGTCCGGCGGCCTACTCGATCGTCGGGCCCATCGCCGGCTACCTGGCCGTGAAGTGGGGGGAGCGCACCATCGGGGTCGCGGGGGGATTGTTCCTCGCCGCCTCCATGATGGGCATGGCGGCCGTGGGCACCGGCACCGGCCTGTGGTGGATCGAGATCTCCCTCGCCCTGTCGGGGGTGGGCATGGGCGCGGTGGCCCCGTCGATGATCGCCAGCGTGGCCAACACCGTCGACAGCGGCGACCTCGGCGTGGCCAGCGCCGCGTCGCAGACCACGTCACAGATCGGCGCGGTGGCCGGCATGCAGATCCTGCTCACCGTGCAGGCCGCCACCGTGGCCACCCAGGGCGATCGCTCCTACGCCACCGCCTACCTGGTGGGCACCGCGGTGGCCATGGGGGCGGCGGTCACCGCCTTCTTCGTGCGGCGTACCGACTTCGGCGCGCCCGAGCCGACCGGGCGCACCGCCGACGCCGGCACCTGA
- a CDS encoding protein kinase domain-containing protein has protein sequence MAISRVSDRVGQVLGGRYRLLGPIGTGASATVYLADDVVLRRRVAVKVLHAALADDAAFLKRFQAEAQAAAALNHPHVMGVHDWGQGDVPYLVTELLGGGSLRAMLDLGHHLDPSQVRDVGIEAARGLDYAHRRGFVHRDIKPANLLFDDEGRLRIADFGLARALAEAAWTEPMGAVLGTARYASPEQAQGRPLDGRSDVYSLALVLVEALTGEVPFTADTTLGTLMARVGHPLPIPEQAGPLTAALAAAGNDDPAERPDAGSFATLLMAAGDLGPASPLPLAGTATIDPDAFEPREPTTLFVSERQLRAELDPEIMAAPPGTTTNGLTIVHEGIEVVQPETVRVDRDPPADDEPRSRAERRRRRKEEQRAQKADAEALALAGAGVDDGPPPIGDGAGEPPRRRRRARYVVAALVVLALLGGGSAAAWYSTRPATFVLPSYVGGPVDAALAELAEHDLVVEQRQEFDDVEAEGTVIGQDPGAGVELEEGEAVALVVSRGPPPVAVPPADQIGGKSLQQVTDELAAIGLTVGEVTRTYDENWDYDTVLGLAEGTPAELPRGGAVALTVSDGPFPRTVPAGLVGGTYDAAVAALEAEALVPEKVEQFDDEAAVGTVLSLDPQGGATVERGSSVTVVVSKGPELVTIPSSIVGMTILEASTALQNLGLYVGGIQGSPLSPVTGSDPAVGQAVRKETSVSLTTR, from the coding sequence GTGGCAATTTCCCGCGTGAGCGACCGTGTGGGTCAGGTCCTCGGTGGGCGCTATCGCCTGCTCGGTCCCATCGGGACCGGGGCGTCCGCGACCGTCTACCTGGCCGATGACGTGGTCCTTCGCCGCCGTGTGGCGGTGAAGGTCCTGCATGCGGCGTTGGCCGACGACGCCGCCTTCCTCAAGCGCTTCCAGGCCGAGGCCCAGGCGGCGGCGGCACTGAACCACCCCCACGTCATGGGCGTGCACGACTGGGGCCAGGGCGACGTGCCCTACCTGGTCACCGAGCTGCTCGGCGGGGGGAGCCTGCGGGCGATGCTCGACCTGGGCCACCACCTCGACCCGTCCCAGGTCCGCGACGTGGGCATCGAGGCCGCCCGAGGTCTCGACTACGCCCACCGGCGGGGCTTCGTGCACCGCGACATCAAGCCCGCCAACCTGCTTTTCGACGACGAGGGTCGCCTGCGCATCGCCGACTTCGGCCTGGCCCGGGCCCTGGCCGAGGCCGCCTGGACCGAGCCGATGGGAGCGGTGCTGGGCACGGCCCGGTACGCGTCCCCCGAGCAGGCCCAGGGTCGTCCCCTCGACGGGCGCAGCGACGTCTACTCCCTCGCCTTGGTGCTGGTGGAGGCCCTCACCGGTGAGGTCCCCTTCACCGCCGACACCACGCTCGGCACCCTCATGGCCCGAGTCGGGCACCCCCTGCCGATCCCCGAGCAGGCCGGGCCCCTGACCGCCGCCTTGGCCGCCGCCGGAAACGACGATCCCGCCGAACGGCCCGATGCCGGCAGCTTCGCCACCCTCTTGATGGCCGCCGGCGACCTGGGCCCGGCGTCGCCGCTGCCGTTGGCCGGCACGGCCACCATCGACCCGGACGCCTTCGAGCCACGCGAGCCCACCACGCTCTTCGTGTCCGAACGTCAGCTGCGCGCCGAGCTCGATCCCGAGATCATGGCCGCACCACCGGGCACGACGACCAACGGCCTCACCATCGTGCACGAGGGCATCGAGGTGGTGCAGCCCGAGACGGTGCGCGTCGACCGCGACCCACCCGCCGACGACGAACCGCGGAGCCGGGCCGAGCGACGGCGTCGGCGCAAGGAGGAGCAGCGAGCCCAGAAGGCCGACGCCGAGGCCCTGGCCCTGGCCGGGGCGGGCGTCGACGACGGGCCCCCGCCCATCGGCGACGGCGCCGGAGAACCGCCGCGTCGCCGTCGGCGGGCCCGCTACGTCGTGGCTGCGCTCGTGGTGCTGGCCCTGTTGGGCGGCGGCTCGGCCGCGGCCTGGTACAGCACGCGGCCGGCCACGTTCGTGCTGCCCAGCTACGTCGGCGGCCCCGTCGACGCCGCGCTGGCCGAGCTGGCCGAGCACGACCTGGTCGTCGAGCAACGCCAGGAGTTCGACGATGTCGAGGCCGAGGGCACCGTCATCGGGCAGGACCCGGGCGCGGGCGTCGAGCTCGAGGAGGGCGAGGCGGTCGCCCTGGTCGTCTCGAGGGGTCCGCCTCCGGTGGCCGTCCCCCCGGCCGACCAGATCGGCGGCAAGTCCCTCCAGCAGGTCACCGACGAGCTGGCCGCCATCGGCCTCACCGTGGGCGAGGTCACCCGCACCTACGACGAGAACTGGGACTACGACACGGTGCTGGGCCTGGCCGAAGGCACCCCGGCCGAGCTCCCCAGGGGCGGGGCGGTGGCGTTGACCGTCAGCGACGGCCCCTTCCCGCGCACCGTCCCGGCCGGGTTGGTCGGCGGCACCTACGACGCCGCCGTGGCCGCGCTCGAGGCCGAGGCCCTGGTGCCCGAGAAGGTCGAGCAGTTCGACGACGAGGCGGCGGTGGGCACCGTGCTCTCTCTCGACCCCCAGGGCGGGGCCACCGTCGAGCGCGGGAGCAGCGTCACCGTCGTGGTGTCCAAGGGGCCCGAGCTCGTCACCATCCCGTCGTCGATCGTGGGCATGACGATCCTCGAGGCCTCCACCGCCCTGCAGAACCTGGGCCTCTACGTCGGGGGCATCCAGGGCTCGCCGCTCAGTCCCGTCACCGGCAGCGATCCCGCCGTCGGCCAGGCCGTCCGCAAGGAGACCTCGGTCAGCCTCACCACCCGCTGA
- the mnmA gene encoding tRNA 2-thiouridine(34) synthase MnmA, producing the protein MAVLVAMSGGVDSSVAAAVLRDAGHDVVGVTLKLWGGESDSGCCSVSDVDDARRVAQQLDIEHLVFNFGDDFTRHVVGPYVADHDAGLTPNPCIECNRHLKFDRLLGRARALGFDAVATGHHARIVDAGAGGSPRLARGADAAKDQSYVLHVLHGAQLAEVQFPIGAMTKAEVRQRAEELGLRTAGKPDSQDVCFITRKDGGRRAFLGSRLALRPGRLVDDEGRAVGEVEAVQLVTVGQRRGLGVAVDGSPRYAVDVDVETSTVRVGTAAELATPFEAIGGVGWVDEAARVDVLAGRVDPLTAQCSAHGAPIEVASVVEDERGALTVTWVEAQRRMAPGQSLVLYDGDVVLAGGTVTRT; encoded by the coding sequence GTGGCCGTCCTCGTCGCCATGTCCGGGGGAGTGGACTCGTCGGTCGCCGCCGCGGTGCTGCGCGACGCCGGTCACGACGTCGTGGGCGTCACCCTGAAGCTCTGGGGCGGCGAGAGCGACTCCGGCTGCTGCTCGGTCAGCGACGTCGACGACGCCCGGCGGGTGGCCCAGCAGCTCGACATCGAGCACCTGGTGTTCAACTTCGGCGACGACTTCACCCGCCACGTGGTCGGTCCCTACGTGGCCGACCACGATGCCGGCCTCACCCCCAACCCCTGCATCGAGTGCAACCGCCACCTCAAGTTCGACCGCCTGCTGGGGCGGGCCCGTGCGCTCGGCTTCGACGCCGTGGCCACCGGCCACCACGCTCGCATCGTCGACGCGGGAGCGGGCGGGTCGCCCCGGCTGGCCCGGGGTGCCGACGCCGCCAAGGACCAGAGCTACGTCCTCCACGTCCTCCACGGCGCCCAGCTGGCCGAGGTGCAGTTCCCCATCGGGGCCATGACCAAGGCCGAGGTGCGGCAGCGGGCCGAGGAGCTGGGCCTGCGCACCGCCGGCAAGCCCGACAGCCAGGACGTCTGCTTCATCACCCGCAAAGACGGTGGCCGTCGCGCCTTTCTCGGGTCCCGGCTGGCGCTGCGCCCGGGCCGCCTCGTCGATGACGAGGGCCGGGCCGTCGGCGAGGTCGAGGCCGTGCAACTCGTCACCGTCGGCCAGCGGCGAGGGCTCGGCGTCGCCGTCGACGGCTCGCCTCGCTACGCGGTCGACGTCGACGTCGAGACGTCGACTGTGCGGGTGGGCACCGCCGCGGAGCTGGCGACGCCGTTCGAGGCGATCGGTGGGGTCGGGTGGGTCGACGAGGCGGCCCGGGTCGACGTGCTCGCCGGTCGCGTCGACCCGCTCACCGCCCAGTGCAGCGCCCACGGGGCCCCGATCGAGGTGGCGTCGGTGGTCGAGGACGAGCGCGGCGCGCTGACGGTGACATGGGTGGAGGCGCAGCGGCGGATGGCCCCCGGCCAGAGCCTGGTGCTCTACGACGGCGACGTCGTCCTGGCCGGCGGCACCGTCACCCGGACCTGA
- the gatA gene encoding Asp-tRNA(Asn)/Glu-tRNA(Gln) amidotransferase subunit GatA: MSELPATAAGIAAGVRAGQVSARAVVDAHLATIDATEGEVHAFNLVLADEARAAADVIDQRVAAGEDPGPLAGVPVALKDNLCTRGLPTTCSSRILEGWRPPYDATVVARLAATGAVAIGKTNLDEFAMGSSTENSAFGPTRNPRDTDRVPGGSSGGSAAAVAAGFAPVSLGSDTGGSIRQPAALCGVVGVKPTYGLVSRYGLVAFASSLDQIGPFSTTVADAALLLDAIGGHDPRDSTSIDRPYQPVGPVLDQGVAGLRVGLVTELMGDGIAPDVAARVREAAEALAAAGAEIVEVSVPAVTYGLSAYYLIAPAEASSNLARYDGVRYGLRVDAPTTAEMNAATRTAGFGDEVKRRIMLGTYALSAGYYDAYYGKALKVRTLIVRDFDAAYEQADLLLSPTSPTTAFRFGDKTDDPLAMYLNDVCTIPSNLAGHPAMSVPYGPGADGMPVGVQLLAPALGEPTMFRAAAVLEAAAPSLEELAR, from the coding sequence GTGAGCGAGCTCCCCGCCACCGCCGCCGGCATCGCCGCCGGTGTGCGCGCCGGGCAGGTGTCGGCCCGGGCCGTCGTCGACGCCCACCTCGCCACCATCGACGCGACCGAGGGCGAGGTCCACGCCTTCAACCTGGTCCTGGCCGACGAGGCCCGCGCCGCGGCCGACGTCATCGACCAGCGGGTGGCCGCCGGCGAGGACCCGGGGCCCCTGGCCGGCGTCCCGGTCGCCCTCAAGGACAACCTCTGCACCCGAGGGCTGCCCACCACCTGCTCCAGCCGCATCCTCGAGGGCTGGCGCCCGCCCTACGACGCCACCGTCGTGGCGCGCCTGGCGGCCACGGGCGCGGTGGCGATCGGCAAGACCAACCTCGACGAGTTCGCCATGGGCTCGTCCACCGAGAACTCGGCCTTCGGCCCCACCCGCAACCCGCGCGACACCGACCGGGTCCCCGGCGGGTCATCGGGCGGTTCGGCCGCCGCCGTGGCCGCCGGCTTCGCCCCGGTGTCGCTCGGCTCGGACACCGGGGGTTCCATCCGCCAACCGGCTGCCCTCTGCGGCGTGGTCGGTGTGAAGCCCACCTACGGCCTGGTCAGCCGCTACGGGCTGGTGGCCTTCGCCTCCTCGCTCGACCAGATCGGTCCGTTCTCCACCACCGTCGCCGACGCCGCGCTGCTGCTCGACGCCATCGGCGGCCACGACCCCCGCGACTCCACCTCCATCGACCGGCCCTACCAGCCCGTCGGGCCGGTCCTCGACCAGGGCGTGGCGGGTCTCAGGGTGGGCCTCGTCACCGAGCTCATGGGCGACGGCATCGCCCCCGACGTGGCTGCTCGGGTGCGAGAGGCCGCCGAGGCCCTGGCCGCCGCCGGCGCCGAGATCGTCGAGGTGTCGGTCCCGGCCGTCACCTACGGCCTGTCGGCCTACTACCTCATCGCCCCGGCCGAGGCGTCGAGCAACCTGGCCCGCTACGACGGCGTGCGCTACGGCCTCCGGGTCGACGCCCCCACCACCGCCGAGATGAACGCCGCCACCCGTACCGCCGGGTTCGGCGACGAGGTGAAGCGCCGCATCATGCTCGGCACCTACGCCTTGTCCGCCGGCTACTACGACGCCTACTACGGCAAGGCCCTCAAGGTCCGCACCCTCATCGTGCGCGACTTCGACGCCGCCTACGAGCAGGCCGACCTCTTGTTGTCCCCCACCTCGCCCACCACGGCGTTCCGCTTCGGCGACAAGACCGACGACCCGCTCGCCATGTACCTCAACGACGTGTGCACCATTCCGTCCAACCTCGCCGGTCACCCGGCCATGAGCGTGCCCTACGGCCCCGGCGCCGACGGCATGCCCGTGGGGGTCCAACTGCTGGCTCCGGCGCTGGGCGAACCCACCATGTTCCGGGCCGCGGCCGTGCTCGAAGCGGCCGCGCCGAGCCTCGAGGAGTTGGCCCGATGA
- the gatC gene encoding Asp-tRNA(Asn)/Glu-tRNA(Gln) amidotransferase subunit GatC — protein MPERLTRDDVAHVAHLARLSLSDTELDTYTDQLGAVLDHAADVAALDLADVAPTAHPLPLANVLRDDVVDACVDRDEVLGQAPSVEDGRFRVPAILGEEP, from the coding sequence ATGCCCGAACGCCTGACCCGTGACGACGTGGCCCATGTGGCCCACCTCGCCCGACTGTCGCTCAGCGACACCGAGCTCGACACCTACACCGACCAGTTGGGGGCCGTGCTCGACCACGCCGCCGACGTCGCCGCCCTCGACCTGGCCGACGTCGCCCCGACCGCCCACCCGCTCCCGCTCGCCAACGTGCTGCGCGACGACGTCGTCGACGCCTGCGTCGACCGCGACGAGGTGCTGGGTCAGGCCCCCTCCGTCGAGGACGGGCGCTTCCGGGTCCCGGCCATCCTGGGGGAGGAGCCGTGA